One genomic window of Roseateles sp. DAIF2 includes the following:
- a CDS encoding cache domain-containing protein, whose product MRDLCRLSSVFVAACVALVVPGTAQADEAKATPEQAVAMVKKTVQAIKSQGKDPVYAEITAKSPQYIDRDLYVVVYDLEGVVKAHGANDRMVGKNLIELKDVDGKPFVKERVDLAKSKGTFWQDYKFTNPTTKKVEPKRMYCERLNDTAVCGGVYKPA is encoded by the coding sequence ATGAGAGACCTTTGCAGACTTTCCTCCGTATTCGTCGCCGCCTGCGTGGCGCTGGTGGTGCCGGGCACGGCCCAGGCCGACGAGGCGAAAGCCACCCCCGAGCAGGCGGTGGCGATGGTCAAGAAGACCGTGCAGGCGATCAAGTCGCAGGGCAAGGACCCGGTCTATGCGGAGATCACCGCCAAGTCGCCGCAGTACATCGACCGCGACCTGTACGTCGTGGTCTACGACCTCGAGGGCGTCGTCAAGGCGCATGGCGCCAACGATCGCATGGTGGGCAAGAACCTGATCGAGCTGAAGGACGTGGACGGCAAGCCCTTCGTCAAGGAGCGGGTTGACCTGGCCAAGAGCAAGGGAACCTTCTGGCAGGACTACAAGTTCACCAACCCGACCACCAAGAAGGTCGAGCCCAAGCGCATGTATTGCGAGCGGCTGAATGACACCGCCGTCTGCGGCGGTGTCTACAAGCCGGCTTAG
- a CDS encoding methyl-accepting chemotaxis protein → MKIKTKLILAPALTVAAMFLASQLGAWQRQQQEVQQAALVDKQMDLFKSLSAAQTRIGVIHGRVFRTVALTSSLNDAEIKKERAALSEQVAAVRQVLRGADLAVGQDERIRQLMSETDALLGRYVKQSDEAIDMAGVDPNLGVAALQGAEASFAKLSEAVAGIVQRMDEQGDLDRQAMLDQGRRAFWGLLLLAAVVGVGAVLCSIWMLRRILREIRAVESRADAVAQGDLRAWPACEDRDEMGELRRRLESMVARLAQSMERVRSSSDSILTSASEIAGGTRDLSSRTEQTAGHLQASSSSMEQLTAHVRQSADAAAEATQLARSAADVAQRGGDMVKRVVETMGGIRVSSHKIGDIIGMIDAIAFQTNLLALNAAVEAARAGEQGKGFAVVAGEVRALAQRAASAAKEIAALVNASVQTVESGVALVQDTGQTMNELVRSVQSVTEQIASISAGAEQQSKGIVDINTSVAQVDQMTQQNAALVEQSTAVTESLIAQTQALNAVVGAFRLAST, encoded by the coding sequence ATGAAGATCAAGACCAAGCTCATCCTTGCCCCGGCGCTGACCGTCGCCGCGATGTTCCTGGCCTCGCAGCTGGGCGCCTGGCAGCGCCAGCAGCAGGAGGTGCAGCAGGCGGCGCTGGTGGACAAGCAGATGGACCTGTTCAAGTCCCTCAGCGCCGCGCAGACCCGCATCGGCGTGATCCACGGGCGGGTGTTCAGGACGGTGGCGCTGACCAGCTCGCTGAACGACGCCGAGATCAAGAAGGAGCGCGCGGCCCTGTCCGAGCAGGTGGCGGCGGTGCGCCAGGTCTTGCGCGGTGCCGATCTGGCGGTCGGGCAGGACGAGCGCATCCGCCAGCTGATGAGCGAGACGGACGCGCTGCTGGGCCGCTATGTGAAGCAGTCGGACGAGGCGATCGACATGGCGGGCGTCGACCCCAATCTGGGCGTGGCGGCCCTGCAGGGCGCGGAGGCCAGCTTTGCCAAGCTGAGCGAGGCGGTGGCGGGCATCGTGCAGCGCATGGACGAGCAGGGCGACCTCGATCGCCAGGCGATGCTGGACCAGGGCCGGCGCGCCTTCTGGGGCCTGCTGCTGCTGGCCGCTGTGGTGGGGGTGGGCGCAGTGCTGTGCTCGATCTGGATGTTGCGCCGGATCCTGCGCGAGATCCGCGCCGTCGAGAGCCGCGCCGACGCGGTGGCCCAGGGCGACCTGCGGGCCTGGCCAGCCTGCGAGGATCGCGACGAGATGGGCGAGCTGCGCCGCCGCCTGGAGAGCATGGTGGCGCGGCTGGCGCAATCGATGGAGCGGGTGCGCAGCTCCTCCGATTCGATCCTGACCTCGGCCTCCGAGATTGCCGGCGGCACCCGCGACCTGAGCTCGCGCACCGAGCAGACCGCCGGGCATCTGCAGGCCAGCAGCTCCTCGATGGAGCAGCTGACGGCCCATGTGCGGCAGAGCGCCGACGCGGCCGCCGAGGCGACCCAGCTCGCCCGCTCGGCGGCCGATGTGGCGCAGCGCGGCGGCGACATGGTCAAGCGCGTGGTCGAGACCATGGGCGGCATCCGGGTGAGCTCGCACAAGATCGGCGACATCATCGGCATGATCGATGCGATCGCCTTCCAGACCAATCTGCTGGCGCTCAATGCAGCGGTCGAGGCGGCGCGTGCCGGCGAACAGGGCAAGGGCTTCGCCGTCGTCGCCGGCGAGGTGCGCGCGCTGGCGCAGCGCGCGGCCTCGGCGGCCAAGGAGATCGCGGCGCTGGTCAATGCCAGCGTGCAGACGGTGGAGTCCGGCGTGGCGCTGGTGCAGGACACCGGCCAGACCATGAACGAGCTGGTGCGCAGCGTGCAGTCGGTGACCGAGCAGATCGCCTCGATCAGCGCCGGCGCCGAGCAGCAGAGCAAGGGCATCGTCGACATCAACACCTCGGTGGCCCAGGTCGACCAGATGACGCAGCAGAACGCGGCCCTGGTCGAGCAGTCGACGGCGGTCACCGAGAGCCTGATCGCGCAGACCCAGGCGCTGAATGCGGTGGTGGGGGCGTTCCGGCTCGCGTCGACCTGA
- a CDS encoding helix-turn-helix domain-containing protein gives MSKTAAAAASPHRTSLPPADPRRYAPTPERPLRGKARLMENQMDIQPHHHEWGQLVFSISGAVRVSTSAHTYIVPPSRAVWIPRRVVHAVSAIERAHLRTLYLHSRLTDGDATWSHSRVLEVSPLLRELVLQLPLDPEAPPATPAERERERCITHLVVDELGRARSLRLGVALPQDKRLRRLCEAMIAAPARHQALADWAAEVGASERTVSRLFREQLGTGYAQWRTQVLLAHALSMAAKQKPMSHIAAELGYASASAFSAMVTRTVGMPPSRFFAEA, from the coding sequence ATGAGCAAAACCGCTGCCGCCGCGGCCAGCCCGCATCGCACCAGCCTGCCGCCCGCCGACCCGCGCCGCTATGCGCCAACGCCGGAGCGGCCCCTGCGCGGCAAGGCGCGGCTGATGGAGAACCAGATGGACATCCAGCCGCACCATCACGAATGGGGCCAGCTGGTGTTCTCGATCAGCGGCGCGGTGCGGGTCAGCACCAGCGCGCACACCTACATCGTGCCGCCCTCGCGCGCGGTCTGGATCCCGCGCCGCGTCGTGCATGCGGTCTCGGCGATCGAGCGCGCCCATCTGCGCACCCTCTACCTGCACAGCCGCCTGACCGATGGCGACGCGACCTGGTCGCACAGCCGGGTGCTGGAGGTCTCGCCGCTGCTGCGCGAGCTGGTGTTGCAGCTGCCGCTCGACCCGGAAGCCCCGCCCGCCACCCCGGCCGAGCGCGAACGCGAGCGCTGCATCACCCATCTGGTGGTCGACGAACTGGGCCGCGCGCGCAGCCTGCGACTGGGCGTGGCGCTGCCGCAGGACAAGAGGCTGCGGCGCTTGTGCGAGGCGATGATCGCAGCGCCAGCGCGGCACCAGGCGTTGGCCGACTGGGCCGCCGAGGTCGGCGCCAGCGAACGCACGGTCTCGCGCCTGTTCCGCGAGCAGCTGGGCACCGGCTATGCGCAATGGCGCACCCAGGTGCTGCTGGCCCATGCGCTGTCGATGGCGGCCAAGCAGAAGCCGATGAGCCATATCGCCGCCGAGCTGGGCTATGCCAGCGCCAGCGCCTTCAGCGCGATGGTGACGCGCACCGTCGGCATGCCGCCGAGCCGCTTCTTCGCCGAGGCCTGA
- a CDS encoding late competence development ComFB family protein, with protein MTDFTSLYNHHEREVFAAVVEHAPRFPELNKSADLLVDVACVALNRLPPRYIRHEVDFSFYLTEPERLEIDAAIKEAVSYAFNFVQARMQLRASR; from the coding sequence ATGACCGACTTCACTTCGCTGTACAACCATCACGAACGCGAGGTGTTCGCCGCCGTCGTGGAGCATGCGCCGCGCTTCCCCGAGCTCAACAAGAGCGCGGACCTGCTGGTCGACGTGGCCTGCGTCGCGCTGAACCGCCTGCCGCCGCGCTACATCCGCCATGAGGTGGACTTCTCCTTCTACCTGACCGAGCCGGAGCGGCTGGAGATCGACGCGGCGATCAAGGAGGCGGTCAGCTACGCCTTCAACTTCGTGCAGGCCCGCATGCAGCTGCGCGCCAGCCGCTGA
- the nadA gene encoding quinolinate synthase NadA: MEAQLFDYIRQDAEGASCTAHAWAKVPAPLNPSQRVDLKARAAALLKARNAVLVAHYYVDGDLQDLALETGGIVSDSLEMARFGRDHEAQTLVVAGVRFMGESAKILSPEKRVLMPDLDATCSLDLGCPAEEFAAFCDAHPDRKVVVYANTSAAVKARADWMVTSSCALEIVSHLKAQGEKILWAPDRHLGRYIQEQTGADMLMWNGACIVHDEFKGLELDLLREQHPDAMILVHPESPKNVVDKAHVVGSTSALIKAVVEGRAQEYIVATDNGILHRMRQLAPGKTLIEAPTAGNSATCKSCAHCPWMAMNGLQGIVDCLERGSGEITVDEPVRAKALGCIDRMLDFTAALKAGRLPGFVPNIGAA, encoded by the coding sequence ATGGAAGCACAGCTGTTTGACTACATCCGCCAGGACGCCGAGGGCGCCAGCTGCACCGCCCATGCCTGGGCCAAGGTGCCGGCCCCCTTGAACCCCAGCCAGCGCGTGGACCTGAAGGCGCGCGCCGCGGCGCTGCTGAAGGCCCGCAACGCGGTGCTGGTCGCGCATTACTACGTGGACGGAGATCTGCAGGACCTGGCGCTGGAGACCGGCGGCATCGTCTCCGATTCGCTGGAGATGGCCCGCTTCGGCCGCGACCATGAAGCCCAGACCCTGGTCGTCGCCGGCGTGCGCTTCATGGGCGAGAGCGCCAAGATCCTCAGCCCCGAGAAGCGCGTGCTGATGCCGGATCTGGACGCCACCTGCTCGCTGGACCTGGGCTGCCCGGCCGAGGAGTTCGCGGCCTTCTGCGACGCCCATCCGGACCGCAAGGTGGTGGTCTACGCCAATACCAGCGCCGCGGTGAAGGCGCGCGCCGACTGGATGGTGACCAGCTCCTGCGCGCTGGAGATCGTCTCGCACCTGAAAGCCCAGGGCGAGAAGATCCTGTGGGCGCCGGACCGGCATCTGGGCCGCTACATCCAGGAGCAGACCGGTGCGGACATGCTGATGTGGAACGGCGCCTGCATCGTGCACGACGAGTTCAAGGGCCTGGAACTGGACCTGCTGCGCGAGCAGCATCCGGACGCGATGATCCTGGTCCATCCCGAGTCGCCCAAGAACGTGGTCGACAAGGCCCATGTGGTCGGTTCGACCTCGGCCCTGATCAAGGCGGTGGTGGAAGGCCGCGCGCAGGAATACATCGTCGCCACCGACAACGGCATCCTGCATCGCATGCGCCAGCTGGCGCCGGGCAAGACCCTGATCGAGGCGCCCACCGCCGGCAACAGCGCCACCTGCAAGAGCTGCGCGCATTGCCCCTGGATGGCGATGAACGGGCTGCAGGGCATCGTCGACTGCCTGGAGCGGGGCAGTGGCGAGATCACGGTCGACGAGCCCGTCCGCGCCAAGGCCCTGGGCTGCATCGACCGCATGCTGGACTTCACCGCGGCCCTGAAGGCCGGCCGGCTGCCGGGCTTCGTACCGAACATCGGCGCGGCCTGA